A window of Fragaria vesca subsp. vesca linkage group LG7, FraVesHawaii_1.0, whole genome shotgun sequence contains these coding sequences:
- the LOC101294306 gene encoding uncharacterized protein LOC101294306: MKSLSSVGLGLSVVFGCLFLALIAELYYLLWWKKRLTNRDIEDDYSSPSKEVFYMFCWRRTSKSLSHMAQSPQQLCSSFRITDTLVHEPNTQLQLHMHTASNNDLLLKPFEEDELDAELMRLQSAYGPPRHLFTIVEETKEDLESEDGKSKCGDRSQKGSRSKSLSDLLITVETPYLTPLGSPTLFTPPLTPLDSRNQHGFSFSSPLFESKSDAEFNKIRSSPPPKFKFLQEAEEKLRLKLKEQAEKGLQKIDGPVEEKRSKASKAPMSKFFKDEDQDGSYITIIVDKNKERELNHHLHHLQHHNSSTSQVLPLASSPSAFRSSVNKKPTLH, translated from the coding sequence ATGAAATCTTTGAGTAGTGTAGGACTTGGTTTGAGTGTGGTTTTTGGTTGCTTATTCTTGGCTCTAATTGCTGAGCTTTACTACTTGCTATGGTGGAAGAAGAGGCTGACCAACAGAGATATTGAAGATGACTACAGCAGCCCATCAAAGGAGGTGTTCTACATGTTCTGCTGGAGAAGGACTTCTAAGTCTTTGAGCCACATGGCTCAAAGCCCCCAACAGCTTTGTTCTTCATTCAGAATCACAGACACTCTTGTCCATGAACCAAATACTCAGCTTCAGCTTCATATGCACACAGCAAGCAACAATGATTTGCTGCTCAAACCCTTTGAAGAAGATGAGCTGGATGCAGAGCTTATGAGGCTGCAGAGCGCTTATGGGCCACCAAGACACCTCTTCACAATTGTGGAGGAAACAAAGGAGGACTTGGAATCTGAAGATGGGAAGTCTAAGTGTGGTGATAGGAGTCAAAAGGGGTCAAGAAGTAAGAGTTTGAGTGATTTGCTTATCACAGTGGAGACACCATATTTGACTCCTTTGGGCTCTCCAACTCTTTTCACACCTCCTCTTACTCCTTTGGACTCTCGTAACCAACATGGATTCAGTTTCAGTTCTCCTCTCTTTGAATCAAAGAGTGATGCAGAGTTCAACAAGATAAGGTCATCACCTCCTCCAAAGTTCAAGTTCTTGCAGGAAGCAGAGGAGAAACTTAGACTGAAATTGAAGGAACAAGCTGAGAAGGGTCTACAGAAGATTGATGGACCTGTTGAAGAAAAAAGAAGTAAAGCTAGTAAAGCTCCAATGTCAAAGTTCTTCAAAGATGAAGATCAAGATGGATCATATATCACCATTATTGTTGACAAGAACAAAGAAAGGGAGCTCAATCACCATCTTCATCATCTACAACACCACAATTCAAGCACTTCACAGGTACTACCACTAGCTTCTTCACCTTCAGCATTCAGATCATCAGTCAACAAGAAGCCCACTTTACATTAG
- the LOC101292547 gene encoding uncharacterized protein LOC101292547, with amino-acid sequence MGEALLTTLSIENSHHLSTLLSMDSGSLAHDELEREMNRTFILSRPPDINLPLLSEPSPPPPTWNDPCDILDVGLGSQVYEAETTISLPKVAKKCNKRLDSIWGAWFFFSFYFKPVLNEKSKGKIIRDSNGVSGYDKTDLQLDAFLVQHDMENMYMWVFKERPENALGKMQLRSYMNGHSRQGERPFPFSVDRGFVRSHRMQRKHYRGLSNPQCVHGIEIVRTPNLMCLDEEERKRWTELTGRDVNFSIPIEASDFGSWRNIQNPEFELERPAPPSKNNINSHQRKLLDGTGLNLSTQPSDHGNSDGMDLSPVSNKRKKELFPHGNENDCCLPNGQHFDRVLDGKIHTDESSWFNEFSGAMKNASGPVTAAKSIYEDDEGFLVIVSLPFVDFQRVKVTWRNTNSQGIVKISCVSTACMPFIKRRDRTFKLTDPAPEHCPPGEFVREIALPTRIPEDAKLEAYCDETGTMLEIMVPKHRVGPEEHEVRVCLRPSPWNDREHLLT; translated from the coding sequence ATGGGGGAAGCTCTTCTCACTACTCTGTCCATCGAGAATTCTCATCATTTGTCTACATTGTTGTCGATGGATTCGGGTTCTTTGGCACATGATGAGTTGGAGAGAGAGATGAATCGGACTTTCATACTTTCCCGCCCTCCTGATATTAATCTCCCATTGCTGTCTGAACCAAGCCCGCCTCCTCCCACATGGAATGATCCATGTGACATCTTAGACGTAGGCCTCGGTTCTCAAGTTTATGAGGCTGAGACAACAATCAGTCTCCCCAAAGTCGCAAAGAAATGCAACAAGAGACTCGACAGCATTTGGGGTGCTTGGTTTTTCTTTAGCTTCTATTTCAAGCCTGTTTTGAACGAGAAGTCCAAGGGCAAGATCATTCGGGACAGTAATGGGGTGTCGGGGTACGACAAAACAGACTTGCAGCTAGATGCTTTCTTGGTGCAGCATGATATGGAAAACATGTACATGTGGGTTTTCAAGGAAAGGCCTGAAAATGCATTGGGGAAGATGCAGCTGAGGAGTTACATGAATGGGCATTCCCGCCAAGGAGAGCGCCCCTTCCCATTTAGTGTGGACAGGGGTTTTGTGCGGTCTCATCGAATGCAGAGGAAGCACTACAGGGGTCTATCGAACCCACAATGCGTTCATGGGATTGAAATTGTTAGGACACCCAATCTCATGTGTCTTGATGAGGAAGAGAGGAAGAGGTGGACAGAGCTTACAGGCCGAGATGTAAACTTTTCTATTCCAATTGAAGCAAGTGATTTTGGTTCTTGGAGGAACATACAGAATCCAGAATTTGAGCTTGAGCGGCCTGCCCCTCCATCAAAGAACAATATAAATTCTCACCAGAGAAAATTGCTCGATGGTACTGGTTTGAATTTGTCAACTCAGCCATCAGACCATGGAAACAGTGATGGAATGGACCTGTCACCAGTCTCCAATAAGAGGAAGAAGGAACTCTTTCCGCATGGAAATGAAAATGATTGCTGTTTACCCAATGGCCAACATTTTGACAGAGTTTTGGATGGCAAGATCCACACAGATGAGTCATCCTGGTTTAATGAGTTTAGTGGGGCAATGAAGAATGCATCTGGGCCAGTTACAGCTGCAAAGTCTATATATGAGGACGATGAAGGGTTTTTGGTCATTGTCAGCTTGCCTTTTGTAGATTTTCAAAGGGTTAAAGTTACTTGGAGGAATACTAATTCACAAGGGATTGTAAAGATATCTTGTGTGAGTACAGCATGTATGCCATTCATTAAGAGACGTGATAGAACATTTAAGCTAACAGATCCAGCACCAGAGCACTGTCCTCCTGGGGAATTTGTCAGGGAAATTGCTCTGCCTACCCGCATTCCAGAAGATGCTAAACTGGAAGCCTATTGTGATGAGACGGGAACAATGCTCGAAATTATGGTGCCCAAACATCGAGTCGGACCAGAAGAACATGAGGTCCGTGTGTGCCTCCGCCCCTCTCCCTGGAACGATAGGGAGCATTTGTTGACCTGA
- the LOC101294603 gene encoding ubiquitin-conjugating enzyme E2 7-like: MDAPASQASLLLQKQLKDLCKHPVDGFSAGLIDEGNIFEWNVTIIGPPDTLYDGGFFNAIMSFPSDYPNNPPTVRFTSEIWHPNVYSDGKVCISILHPPGDDPNGYELASERWNPVHTVESIMLSIISMLSSPNDESPANVEAAKQWREDRDGFRKRVGRCVRKSQEML, translated from the exons ATGGACGCGCCTGCCTCCCAAGCCAGTCTCCTCCTCCAAAAACAACTCAAAG ATCTTTGCAAGCACCCAGTTGATGGATTCTCGGCTGGTTTGATCGACGAGGGTAATATCTTTGAATGGAATGTCACCATTATTGGGCCCCCTGATACTCTCTA TGATGGTGGTTTCTTCAATGCCATCATGAGCTTCCCATCTGATTACCCAAACAACCCTCCTACAGTGAGGTTTACCTCAGAGATATGGCATCCTAATG TTTACTCGGATGGAAAGGTTTGCATTTCAATTCTTCATCCCCCCGGTGATGATCCTAATGGCTACGAGCTTGCAAGCGAGCGGTGGAATCCAGTCCATACA GTTGAGAGCATTATGTTGAGTATAATATCAATGCTTTCAAGCCCTAATGATGAGTCTCCTGCAAATGTTGAAGCTGCG AAACAATGGAGAGAAGATAGAGACGGATTCAGGAAGAGAGTAGGTCGCTGCGTGAGGAAATCACAAGAAATGCTATAA
- the LOC101294891 gene encoding CASP-like protein POPTRDRAFT_822486-like, producing MRSSAQPQNGGENYPIHHPNFHSTVSLRKLRRFNYLILLFRIAAFSSSLASFVFMLSTSRSSSAPSSPRWYHFDAFRLVVGANAIVAVYSLFEMVASVWEISRGATLFSEVLQVWFDFGHDQVFAYLLLSADSAGTALARVLKGMDTCTEWSAFCIETDIAISLGFVGFLFLGFSSVLSGFRVACFVIKGSRFHL from the exons ATGCGCTCCTCCGCTCAGCCCCAAAACGGCGGCGAAAACTACCCAATCCACCACCCTAACTTCCACTCCACCGTCTCCCTCCGCAAGCTCCGCCGCTTCAACTACCTCATCCTCCTCTTCCGCATCGCCGCCTTCAGCTCCTCCCTCGCCTCCTTCGTCTTCATGCTCTCCACCTCCCGCTCCTCCTCCGCCCCCTCCTCTCCTCGCTGGTACCACTTCGACGCCTTCAG ATTGGTGGTGGGAGCGAACGCGATAGTGGCGGTATACTCCCTCTTCGAAATGGTGGCCTCAGTTTGGGAGATTTCCAGAGGCGCCACGCTCTTCAGCGAGGTGTTACAAGTCTGGTTCGACTTCGGCCATGACCAG GTGTTCGCGTACCTGCTGCTCTCTGCGGACTCGGCGGGAACGGCGCTGGCGAGGGTTTTGAAAGGGATGGACACGTGTACGGAGTGGAGCGCGTTCTGCATAGAGACGGACATTGCGATTTCGTTGGGGTTTGTCGGGTTTTTGTTCCTGGGCTTTTCGTCCGTGCTCTCGGGTTTTCGGGTCGCCTGCTTCGTAATAAAGGGTTCTCGTTTTCATCTCTAG
- the LOC101291964 gene encoding UDP-glucuronic acid decarboxylase 1-like has product MATNGDHASSKPPPSPSPLRNAKFFQANMRILVTGGAGFIGSHLVDKLMENEKNEVIVADNYFTGSKDNLKKWIGHPRFELIRHDVTEPLLVEVDQIFHLACPASPIFYKHNPVKTIKTNVIGTLNMLGLAKRVGARILLTSTSEVYGDPLIHPQVESYWGNVNPIGVRSCYDEGKRVAETLMFDYHRQHGIEIRIARIFNTYGPRMNIDDGRVVSNFIAQAIRNDPLTVQSPGTQTRSFCYVSDMETTLVQSTLEIQVNLQCLNSQRMSRSLSILRWRLKWLKTHLMILARGSLTSQKQRSYWDGNQRSSCVTVCPLWRMISVQDLVFPEIDEECSIEIEGDGGAIL; this is encoded by the exons ATGGCTACTAATGGAGATCATGCTTCTTCAAAGCCGCCTCCAAGCCCCTCTCCTCTAAGAAATGCTAAATTCTTTCAG GCGAATATGAGAATTTTGGTCACTGGAGGTGCTGGGTTCATTGGCTCTCACCTAGTAGACAAGCTGATGGAAAACGAGAAGAATGAG GTTATTGTTGCGGACAACTACTTCACTGGCTCAAAGGACAACCTTAAGAAATGGATTGGCCATCCTAGATTTGAGCTAATCCGTCATG ATGTCACTGAGCCATTGCTGGTTGAGGTTGATCAAATATTCCATCTTGCTTGCCCTGCTTCTCCGATCTTCTACAAACACAATCCAGTAAAG ACAATAAAGACAAATGTGATCGGCACATTGAACATGCTGGGACTTGCCAAACGAGTTGGAGCAAG GATTTTGCTCACATCTACTTCAGAGGTGTACGGAGATCCTCTTATTCATCCTCAGGTTGAGAGCTATTGGGGAAACGTGAATCCAATTG GAGTTAGGAGTTGCTATGATGAGGGAAAGCGAGTGGCTGAAACATTGATGTTTGATTATCACAGGCAGCACGGCATAG AGATCCGGATTGCTAGGATTTTCAACACTTATGGACCTCGCATGAATATTGATGACGGCCGTGTTGTCAGCAACTTCATAGCCCAAGCTATCCG AAATGACCCCTTGACTGTTCAATCGCCTGGAACACAGACAAGGAGTTTCTGCTATGTCTCTGACATG GAGACAACACTGGTCCAATCAACATTGGAAATCCAGGTGAATTTACAATGCTTGAACTCGCAGAGAATGTCAAGGAG CTTATCAATCCTAAGGTGGAGATTAAAATGGTTGAAAACACACCTGATGATCCTCGCCAGAGGAAGCCTGACATCTCAAAAGCAAAGGAGTTACTGGGATGGGAACCAAAGGTCAAGTTGCGTGACGGTCTGCCCCTTATGGAGGATGATTTCCGTACAAGACTTGGTGTTCCCAGAAATTGATGAAGAATGTAGCATAGAAATCGAGGGTGATGGAGGTGCAATTTTGTAA
- the LOC101301255 gene encoding putative disease resistance protein RGA3-like encodes MAGVLVDVLLERLATLALDKIEQEMKLVVGVKKEIKNLTKKLEAIQAVLEDAEQRQVTEASVRRWLSELTEVSFDMDDVLDEWITKVLRHQLEKQEKQSSKALVTNKKKVYFPFPSSCLRFGKVDYQLFLRHEIAAKIKELNESLALIAQNKQDFKFQTTTRAVPELPQRSKTTSLPHIRTFGRENEKNHIISKLLGGSSEENEVPLIIPIVGMGGMGKTTLAQLVYNDEDVKSYFDSRIWVCVSDPFEEIKIAKAIIEGLDRNSTSNELQTLTQCIYKLLEGKRFLLVLDDVWNPTRSQWEELIKPLQKGAMGSRVLVTTRNENVATLMKAKTQMILLKELSEVFCLSLFYNSADMDESSVSKEFKDIGLEIVKRCDGLPLAAKTLGSLMRNKKTIHEWETVLKSEIWALKEMQQDVFRPLLLSYHDLTLATKRCLLYCAIFPKDYVYNKNHLIELWMSQDYLNAKRSEEIRIVGQNCFDDLVLRSFFQDIDVYVDGNVTCKIHDIVHDFLQYLTENEIKRVEFHASERKEVSNDKVHHLTLVHASDSFLDCLLSYKRLRTFTVLRGNAIHSGQLMFELIVELKSLRTLTLGPWGEPIDFIESIPEKIGELIHLRYLDLSGNSKLKELPSVIGSLYNLQTLRLVDCENLEEIDVRRLINLRHLHLRFCVRLRLIKGIEKLRDLQTLDWFRVRDVEGNMLEDLKDLNQLQGSLEIEITGNPKMAENAAILVNKPLLELSLRFCLDPGLGREIMNGLEPHPGLECLTIGNYEGAFSPWLSSLHSLRVLSLESCYCQVLPSLGKLASLESLTIQYLYGVEKVGVEFLGIEQGTTSSSSIFLSFPKLRQLVIWKMESWEEWEGVEEENSEKITIMPCLSELTIYGCKELKALPDFLWKTPLQKLTISESPILKNLYREEIGEQWAKISHIPNTNVGWEWVPY; translated from the coding sequence ATGGCCGGAGTCCTAGTTGACGTTCTGCTAGAGCGTTTGGCTACTCTCGCCCTTGACAAGATCGAACAAGAGATGAAGCTGGTGGTCGGGGTCAAGAAAGAAATAAAAAATCTCACCAAGAAACTCGAAGCTATTCAAGCTGTGCTGGAGGACGCAGAGCAAAGGCAAGTGACGGAGGCCAGCGTGAGACGTTGGCTGAGTGAACTGACAGAAGTTTCCTTCGACATGGATGATGTGCTGGATGAGTGGATCACTAAAGTTCTCAGGCATCAACTGGAGAAACAAGAAAAACAAAGCTCAAAAGCCCTTGTTACTAATAAGAAGAAGGTATACTTCCCTTTTCCTTCCTCTTGCTTGCGCTTCGGCAAAGTTGATTATCAGTTATTTCTTCGTCATGAAATTGCTGCGAAGATAAAGGAACTGAATGAAAGTTTAGCTTTGATCGCTCAAAACAAACAAGATTTTAAATTTCAAACCACCACAAGGGCAGTCCCTGAACTACCTCAAAGATCAAAAACTACTTCTCTTCCCCATATTAGGACATTTGGTCGAGAAAATGAAAAAAATCACATCATTAGCAAGCTGCTAGGTGGGAGTAGTGAAGAAAACGAGGTTCCTCTTATCATCCCTATTGTGGGGATGGGGGGTATGGGGAAAACAACTCTTGCCCAACTTGTCTATAATGATGAAGATGTCAAATCTTATTTTGACAGTAGAATATGGGTATGTGTCTCAGACCCTTTTGAAGAGATCAAGATTGCGAAAGCTATCATTGAAGGTCTAGATAGAAATAGTACCTCAAATGAGTTGCAAACTCTTACGCAGTGCATATATAAATTGCTCGAGGGAAAAAGGTTTCTTCTTGTCTTAGACGATGTGTGGAACCCAACACGTAGTCAATGGGAAGAATTAATCAAACCTTTACAAAAAGGTGCTATGGGTAGTAGGGTATTAGTGACCACTCGAAATGAGAATGTTGCTACTCTTATGAAAGCAAAAACTCAAATGATCCTTTTGAAGGAGTTGAGTGAAGTATTTTGTTTGTCATTGTTCTACAACAGTGCAGACATGGATGAGAGTAGTGTGTCTAAAGAGTTTAAAGATATTGGGTTAGAGATTGTGAAAAGGTGTGATGGGTTGCCTCTTGCTGCAAAGACATTAGGAAGCCTCATGCGCAATAAAAAAACAATTCATGAATGGGAAACTGTTCTAAAGAGTGAAATATGGGCGCTAAAAGAGATGCAACAAGATGTTTTTCGCCCACTACTACTAAGTTATCATGACTTGACTCTAGCAACAAAACGATGTCTTTTGTATTGTGCTATATTTCCAAAAGATTACGTGTATAACAAGAATCATTTGATTGAGTTGTGGATGTCACAAGATTATCTAAATGCCAAAAGAAGTGAAGAAATAAGAATAGTCGGTCAAAATTGTTTTGATGACTTAGTGTTGCGGTCATTCTTTCAAGATATTGATGTTTATGTTGATGGAAACGTAACATGTAAAATTCATGATATTGTACATGACTTTCTACAATATTTGACTGAAAATGAAATCAAACGTGTTGAGTTTCATGCTAGTGAGAGAAAAGAGGTGTCAAATGATAAAGTTCATCATTTGACCTTGGTACATGCATCTGACTCTTTTTTAGATTGTCTGCTCAGTTATAAAAGATTACGCACCTTCACTGTTCTAAGGGGCAATGCCATTCATTCAGGTCAGCTAATGTTTGAGTTGATTGTAGAATTGAAAAGCCTTAGAACATTAACCTTGGGTCCGTGGGGTGAGCCCATTGACTTCATTGAGTCCATTCCGGAGAAGATAGGTGAATTGATACATTTGAGGTATCTTGATTTATCCGGTAATAGTAAATTGAAAGAATTACCGAGCGTCATTGGTAGCTTATACAACCTGCAAACCTTGCGACTTGTTGATTGCGAGAATCTCGAGGAAATAGATGTGCGAAGGCTAATTAACTTGAGGCATCTTCATCTTCGATTCTGTGTTCGCCTAAGGTTAATCAAAGGGATTGAGAAATTAAGAGATCTACAAACGCTAGATTGGTTTCGTGTCCGAGATGTTGAAGGAAACATGTTGGAAGATCTGAAAGACTTGAACCAGCTTCAAGGGAGTCTTGAGATTGAGATTACGGGGAATCCAAAGATGGCGGAGAATGCAGCAATTCTGGTGAATAAGCCTCTCTTGGAATTGAGTCTACGGTTCTGTCTTGATCCAGGTTTGGGTAGAGAAATTATGAATGGGTTAGAGCCGCATCCAGGTTTGGAATGTTTAACCATCGGAAATTATGAAGGCGCCTTCTCCCCATGGTTGTCGTCTTTACACAGCCTGAGAGTGCTCTCCCTTGAGTCTTGCTATTGTCAGGTTTTGCCTTCTTTAGGGAAACTGGCGTCCCTTGAATCATTGACTATTCAGTATCTGTATGGAGTTGAGAAGGTAGGAGTTGAGTTTTTGGGAATAGAACAAGGGACAACCTCGTCATCTTCCATTTTCTTATCATTCCCCAAGCTCAGACAACTCGTCATCTGGAAGATGGAGTCATGGGAAGAGTGGGAAGGAGTAGAAGAGGAGAACTCTGAGAAGATTACAATCATGCCATGCCTTTCTGAATTGACAATTTATGGCTGTAAGGAGCTAAAAGCACTGCCGGACTTCCTGTGGAAGACACCATTACAGAAATTGACCATCAGCGAGTCTCCCATTCTCAAAAACCTTTACAGAGAAGAAATAGGCGAGCAGTGGGCCAAGATTTCTCACATCCCGAACACCAACGTTGGATGGGAATGGGTGCCGTACTGA